One Chloroflexota bacterium DNA window includes the following coding sequences:
- a CDS encoding Rieske 2Fe-2S domain-containing protein, translated as MEFWRTGPGTLAGRYLRRFWIPIHRSEDLIAGRAKPVRIAGEDFTLYRGEGGDAHAVAFRCAHRGTQLSTGWVEGDQIRCFYHGWKYGPDGQCTEQPAEPEPFCGRIRIRSYPAQDYLGLVFAYLGEGEPPDLPRFPEFEDDEEGIRENYTYPTPWPMNVFSSLENDPFHGAWVHRESYIAAGRIGIPRVRCEETEYGYTTFVTLPEGATLWPESQTHYLMPLGSYATRTAPELGPEAWREALAFRVPIDDEHCTTFGVNFTHMPKEARPSYLERRATRAAEAATLPPYAEIAEAVLRGEMRIEDIEDRHKHPDRLFNMQDYVSQVGQGALPDRSQWHQGYEDVTVIMLRNLWQRELRNLAEGRPLKEWRRTRRLSVGRARV; from the coding sequence ATGGAATTCTGGCGGACCGGGCCAGGGACGCTGGCGGGCCGCTACCTGCGGCGTTTCTGGATCCCCATCCATCGCTCGGAGGATTTGATCGCCGGGCGAGCCAAGCCCGTCCGTATCGCCGGCGAGGACTTCACCCTCTACCGCGGTGAGGGCGGTGACGCTCACGCGGTCGCGTTCCGCTGCGCCCATCGAGGTACGCAGCTCTCGACCGGCTGGGTCGAGGGAGACCAGATCCGCTGCTTCTATCACGGCTGGAAGTACGGTCCCGACGGACAATGCACCGAGCAGCCCGCCGAGCCCGAGCCATTTTGCGGCCGGATCCGAATTCGCTCGTATCCGGCCCAAGACTACCTCGGCCTCGTGTTCGCGTACCTGGGCGAAGGGGAGCCGCCCGACCTTCCGCGTTTCCCGGAGTTCGAGGACGATGAAGAGGGAATCCGCGAGAACTACACGTACCCAACGCCCTGGCCGATGAACGTCTTCAGTTCGCTGGAGAACGATCCCTTCCACGGCGCCTGGGTCCATCGCGAGTCGTACATCGCGGCCGGGCGCATCGGGATCCCGCGGGTCCGGTGCGAGGAGACCGAATATGGGTACACGACGTTCGTGACCCTCCCAGAGGGCGCCACCCTCTGGCCCGAGTCCCAAACGCACTACCTCATGCCGCTGGGCAGCTACGCGACGCGGACCGCGCCCGAGCTGGGTCCGGAGGCGTGGCGTGAAGCTCTCGCATTCCGCGTGCCCATTGACGACGAGCACTGCACGACATTTGGCGTCAACTTCACCCATATGCCCAAAGAAGCGCGCCCATCCTATTTGGAGCGGCGGGCGACGCGGGCGGCGGAGGCAGCAACGCTCCCTCCCTATGCCGAAATCGCCGAAGCGGTGCTGCGCGGTGAGATGAGGATCGAGGACATTGAGGACCGGCACAAGCATCCCGACCGGCTGTTCAATATGCAGGACTACGTCTCTCAGGTCGGACAGGGGGCGCTTCCGGATCGCAGCCAGTGGCACCAGGGCTATGAGGATGTGACCGTCATCATGCTGCGCAACCTGTGGCAGCGCGAGTTGCGGAACCTGGCCGAAGGGCGCCCCTTGAAGGAATGGCGACGCACGAGGCGGTTGAGCGTGGGTCGGGCGCGCGTATGA
- a CDS encoding LLM class flavin-dependent oxidoreductase codes for MEFGIFSNGERRNAVAADSYDEDLYEIQLVDRAGFREAWISEHLRGVQYTRPDALSAADLFICKAAALTKQIRLGPGVRPIALYHPIQVALEAAVCDHLTRGRYLFGLGVGLPNDNGMAQRGIGDDSMPLRRARMHEAVDLILKCWSCDEPFDYQGEFWHGKNIQVMPKPYTRPHMPVGVASSTTQGTVELAARNGFIPILSQYDNTEHMRAHADAYVAAARAAGRVARRRDIRACRLVYVSDSVRKAKDELRESIAPTIAEHVRQFPRYYEKFLPPSGRLEDITWDHLVDSGFYFVGDPDTVYERIVEHYQASGGYGVLLLVMGKDYGTRRLRTRSLRLFAREVAPRLQHLSPD; via the coding sequence GTGGAGTTCGGGATCTTCTCCAACGGCGAGCGCCGAAACGCGGTGGCGGCCGATAGCTACGACGAGGATCTGTACGAGATCCAGCTCGTTGACCGCGCTGGCTTTCGTGAGGCCTGGATCAGCGAGCACCTCCGCGGGGTGCAGTACACGAGGCCGGACGCCCTGTCGGCAGCCGACCTTTTCATCTGCAAGGCTGCGGCCCTCACGAAGCAGATTCGGCTCGGGCCGGGCGTTCGGCCCATTGCCCTTTATCACCCGATCCAGGTCGCGCTCGAGGCCGCGGTTTGCGACCACCTCACTCGCGGGCGCTACCTCTTCGGGTTGGGCGTCGGGCTGCCCAACGACAACGGCATGGCCCAGCGCGGCATTGGCGACGATAGCATGCCGTTGCGCCGTGCCCGAATGCACGAGGCGGTCGACCTGATCCTCAAATGCTGGTCATGTGACGAGCCGTTCGACTACCAGGGCGAGTTCTGGCACGGAAAGAACATCCAGGTGATGCCGAAGCCCTACACCCGGCCCCACATGCCCGTCGGCGTGGCCAGTAGCACGACCCAGGGCACCGTGGAGCTGGCCGCGCGGAACGGCTTCATCCCGATCCTGAGCCAGTACGACAACACGGAGCACATGCGCGCCCACGCCGACGCGTACGTGGCGGCGGCGCGGGCGGCCGGACGCGTCGCCCGACGCCGCGACATTCGCGCATGCCGCCTGGTGTACGTCTCGGACAGCGTGAGGAAAGCGAAGGACGAGCTGCGCGAATCGATCGCGCCGACGATCGCCGAGCACGTTCGCCAGTTCCCGCGCTACTACGAGAAGTTCCTGCCACCCAGCGGCAGACTCGAGGACATCACCTGGGACCACCTCGTGGACTCCGGCTTCTACTTCGTCGGCGACCCGGACACGGTCTACGAGCGGATCGTCGAGCACTATCAGGCAAGCGGAGGATACGGCGTGCTGCTGCTGGTGATGGGGAAGGACTATGGCACGCGGCGCCTTCGGACCCGCTCCCTGCGTCTATTCGCGCGCGAAGTGGCACCGCGGCTACAACACCTCTCGCCCGACTGA
- a CDS encoding alpha/beta hydrolase, with translation MRSVFITTADGVRLPFDWYPTDGPERAALLVIHGYADHGLRYRAVAERFASEGFAVATYDFRGHGRAEGQRGHCQSFDEYLTDLECALAAVRATDPQAPICLLGQSLGSLIALRYLSSSERESGQVFAAILTSPYIALAMPVSPIKVALARLLSGPFPRLTMSNGLRGEVISSDSNLGRDFDSDPLVHHAATARWFTETAAAQGAILDAVGRLSVPTLWLAGDADRIADVAATRAAYARAGGSKRLIVYDGRSHELWNEADGDAVFRDALRWLDGELREGGMPASPG, from the coding sequence GTGCGCAGTGTCTTCATCACGACCGCGGACGGGGTCCGACTCCCGTTCGATTGGTACCCCACAGACGGCCCGGAGCGCGCGGCGCTCCTCGTTATCCACGGGTATGCGGACCATGGCCTCCGCTATCGCGCCGTCGCCGAGCGCTTTGCGTCGGAGGGTTTCGCCGTGGCGACGTACGACTTTCGCGGGCACGGTCGCGCCGAGGGCCAGCGCGGCCACTGTCAGTCCTTCGACGAATATCTCACCGATCTGGAATGCGCGCTGGCCGCGGTGCGAGCGACGGACCCGCAAGCGCCGATCTGCCTCCTGGGGCAGAGCCTGGGATCGCTGATCGCCCTGCGGTATCTCTCCAGCTCAGAGCGAGAATCCGGCCAGGTGTTCGCCGCGATTCTGACCTCGCCCTACATCGCCCTGGCGATGCCGGTCTCGCCCATCAAAGTCGCGCTGGCGCGCCTCCTGAGTGGACCGTTCCCGCGCCTCACCATGAGCAACGGGCTGCGCGGCGAGGTCATCAGCAGCGACTCGAACCTCGGGCGCGACTTCGACTCGGACCCGCTCGTCCACCATGCGGCCACCGCGCGCTGGTTCACCGAGACGGCGGCGGCCCAGGGCGCCATTCTCGACGCGGTAGGCCGGCTGTCCGTGCCGACCCTCTGGCTGGCTGGAGACGCGGACCGGATCGCAGATGTCGCCGCGACGCGCGCGGCTTACGCCCGGGCGGGCGGGTCGAAGCGCCTCATCGTGTACGACGGTCGGTCGCACGAGCTGTGGAACGAGGCGGACGGCGACGCCGTTTTTCGGGACGCGCTCCGGTGGCTCGATGGCGAACTCCGGGAGGGTGGGATGCCCGCGTCCCCGGGGTGA
- a CDS encoding ABC transporter substrate-binding protein, which produces MGALTRVVGAALVLVVLGCTAPDGTRSAPGGPAPAQPTAGPKRIAIGIRGDPKTLSAKLNSAAGAGGVPGVSETETLLNAGLAIQDSTDALHAQLAEAVPSVENGLWVVYPDGTMQTTWKIRSGAAWHDGTPFTSADLLFTASVEQDAELPIFRNVAYSSVDRVEAPDTQTITIHWKRPFIEADTMFTNARALPLPRHLLEKTYTTDKEDFVNLPYWNREFVGTGPFKLREWEAGTHVILDANDAFVLGRPQIDQIEVKFIPDPSAMAANVLSGGVDLTLGGRLSYEWGAQLADQWRDGKVEHSTPTTYLGAYPQFINPNPAVVADVQFRRALMQGANRRQLIDSLLGGLAPIADCIVNESASERSAIESSIVKYAYDPPAAAQTIEGLGYVRGSDGTFRDATGQRLTVEIRSTATDDTQMKTMYALADDWQQVGVGVDQVAVPQQRESDREYRATRPAFEVVRQPGGAKNVERFYGGYTPLPENNYTGINRPRYKNEELDSLIDRYFVTVPVAERMQVLGRIVQIMTSQLVVLGMFWDISPTVVSSRLKNVSSPGDVWDAHRWTAGGS; this is translated from the coding sequence ATGGGGGCGCTCACCCGCGTCGTTGGCGCTGCCCTCGTGCTCGTGGTCCTCGGCTGCACCGCGCCGGACGGGACGCGCTCGGCGCCCGGTGGCCCAGCGCCTGCCCAGCCCACGGCGGGCCCGAAGCGGATCGCCATCGGCATTCGCGGCGACCCGAAGACGCTGAGTGCGAAGCTCAACTCGGCGGCAGGCGCCGGAGGCGTGCCCGGCGTCTCGGAGACCGAGACGCTGCTGAACGCCGGCCTCGCGATCCAGGACTCGACGGATGCACTCCACGCGCAGCTCGCGGAAGCGGTGCCGTCCGTGGAGAACGGGCTCTGGGTCGTCTATCCCGACGGTACGATGCAGACGACGTGGAAGATTCGATCAGGCGCCGCCTGGCACGACGGGACGCCCTTCACATCAGCGGATCTGCTTTTCACCGCCAGCGTGGAACAGGATGCCGAGCTGCCGATCTTTCGCAACGTCGCATACAGCTCGGTCGACCGGGTCGAGGCGCCGGATACGCAGACCATCACGATCCACTGGAAGCGGCCGTTCATCGAAGCGGACACGATGTTCACCAACGCTCGCGCCCTCCCGCTGCCGCGACATCTGCTCGAGAAGACCTACACGACCGACAAGGAAGACTTCGTCAACCTCCCCTACTGGAACCGCGAGTTTGTCGGAACTGGCCCATTCAAGCTTCGTGAATGGGAAGCGGGGACCCACGTGATCCTCGACGCGAACGATGCGTTCGTCCTGGGGAGGCCTCAGATCGACCAGATCGAGGTGAAGTTTATTCCCGACCCCTCGGCGATGGCGGCGAACGTGCTTTCCGGCGGCGTGGACCTGACCCTGGGCGGCCGCTTGTCCTATGAGTGGGGAGCGCAGCTCGCGGACCAGTGGCGCGATGGAAAGGTGGAGCACAGCACGCCGACCACGTACCTCGGCGCGTATCCGCAGTTCATCAACCCCAATCCGGCCGTCGTCGCCGACGTCCAGTTCCGCCGGGCGCTGATGCAGGGCGCGAATCGCCGACAGCTCATCGACAGTCTGCTGGGCGGGCTCGCCCCTATTGCCGACTGCATCGTAAACGAGTCCGCCAGCGAGAGGAGCGCCATCGAGTCGAGTATCGTCAAGTACGCCTACGATCCACCGGCGGCCGCGCAGACGATCGAGGGGCTTGGCTACGTTCGCGGGTCGGACGGAACGTTCCGCGACGCGACCGGCCAGCGTCTGACGGTCGAGATTCGCAGCACGGCCACCGACGACACGCAGATGAAGACGATGTACGCGCTTGCGGACGATTGGCAGCAGGTGGGCGTGGGGGTGGACCAGGTAGCGGTGCCGCAGCAGCGCGAGTCGGACCGCGAGTATCGCGCGACGCGGCCAGCGTTCGAGGTCGTGCGCCAGCCCGGAGGCGCGAAGAACGTCGAGCGCTTCTATGGCGGCTACACGCCGCTGCCGGAGAACAACTACACGGGCATCAACCGGCCGCGCTACAAGAACGAGGAGCTGGATTCGCTTATCGATCGATACTTTGTCACCGTGCCGGTGGCCGAGCGAATGCAGGTGCTGGGCCGGATCGTTCAGATCATGACGAGCCAGCTCGTCGTGCTTGGCATGTTCTGGGACATCTCACCGACGGTGGTGTCCAGCCGCCTGAAAAACGTCAGCTCACCGGGCGACGTGTGGGATGCGCACCGCTGGACGGCCGGCGGGAGCTGA
- a CDS encoding ethanolamine ammonia-lyase reactivating factor EutA has product MEPTEAGNPTTADQMHEHGHWGAHDHAEGMFGHIHDDPFFHTHPGEEEMVILTPEEAGNRITLTSVGIDVGSSTSHLMFSRLVLERQGIALSSRFKVVERGITFRSPILLTPYVDETTIDTEELERFIQGVYKDAQMTVDDVETGATIFTGEAAKKSNAEAISALFAEHAGKFVCAVAGPNLEAVMAAYGSGACARSARRDGQSHTVMNIDMGGGTAKLAICRDGEVLETAAINVGARLVAMDEKGLVSRIELAGQIIADELGIPLVVGAPLSPEHQKAMAELLAECLYNVAERRPLGRLANRLMITGPLTYTGPIDSVSFSGGVSEYVYGNEPRNFGDLGILLGKAVADRVVRLGVPMDTSEQMIRATVIGAGQYTLQVSGSTIYITRPELLPHRNLQVVAPVMPDGTYTVESARVAIEQAMQRLDIEEGDRPVALSFRWRMEPSYDRVKTLAEAIVAAMPNTIAAKIPLTIVFDTDIGGAVGSLLTRELLPDYDIVSIDEVTLGDLDFIDLGEELEDVHAVPVVVKSLVFSTARERESGLVRGAGALAHAHDHEHDHDHHHDHDHDHDHDHHHDHDHPHTH; this is encoded by the coding sequence ATGGAACCAACGGAAGCCGGAAACCCGACAACGGCCGACCAGATGCACGAGCACGGGCACTGGGGCGCCCATGACCATGCCGAGGGGATGTTCGGGCACATCCACGACGACCCCTTCTTCCATACCCATCCCGGCGAAGAGGAGATGGTGATCCTCACGCCAGAGGAGGCGGGGAACCGGATCACCCTCACCAGCGTGGGCATCGACGTCGGGTCCTCCACCTCCCACCTGATGTTTTCCCGCCTCGTCCTCGAGCGGCAGGGCATCGCCCTCTCGAGCCGCTTCAAGGTCGTGGAGCGAGGCATCACCTTCCGCTCGCCCATCCTCCTCACCCCGTACGTCGACGAAACGACGATCGACACAGAAGAGCTTGAGCGCTTCATCCAGGGTGTGTACAAGGACGCCCAGATGACCGTCGACGACGTGGAGACGGGCGCCACGATCTTCACCGGCGAGGCGGCGAAGAAGAGCAACGCCGAGGCGATCTCCGCGTTGTTCGCCGAGCACGCGGGCAAGTTCGTGTGCGCCGTGGCCGGCCCGAACCTGGAGGCGGTCATGGCCGCCTACGGCTCGGGCGCCTGCGCGCGCTCCGCCCGGCGCGATGGACAGTCGCACACGGTGATGAACATCGACATGGGCGGCGGCACCGCCAAGCTCGCCATCTGTCGCGACGGCGAGGTCCTCGAGACGGCGGCCATCAACGTCGGTGCGCGGCTCGTGGCGATGGATGAAAAGGGCCTGGTGAGTCGCATCGAGCTGGCAGGGCAGATCATCGCTGACGAGCTGGGCATCCCCCTCGTCGTGGGCGCGCCCCTCTCACCCGAGCACCAGAAGGCCATGGCCGAGCTGCTCGCCGAGTGCCTCTACAACGTGGCGGAGCGGCGCCCGCTCGGCCGGCTGGCCAATCGCCTCATGATCACTGGGCCGCTCACGTACACGGGGCCCATTGACTCCGTGAGCTTCTCAGGTGGAGTCTCTGAGTACGTGTACGGCAACGAGCCGCGAAACTTTGGCGATCTCGGCATCCTTCTGGGGAAGGCCGTCGCCGACCGCGTCGTACGCCTCGGCGTGCCCATGGACACCTCGGAGCAGATGATCCGCGCGACCGTCATCGGCGCTGGCCAATACACGCTGCAGGTCAGCGGCAGCACCATCTACATCACGCGGCCCGAGCTCCTGCCGCATCGAAACCTCCAGGTCGTGGCGCCCGTCATGCCCGATGGGACCTATACGGTCGAGTCGGCCAGGGTGGCCATCGAGCAGGCGATGCAGCGCCTCGACATCGAGGAGGGGGATCGACCCGTCGCCCTCTCCTTCCGCTGGCGAATGGAGCCCTCGTACGACCGGGTCAAGACCCTCGCCGAGGCGATCGTGGCCGCCATGCCGAACACCATCGCGGCGAAAATCCCCCTCACCATCGTGTTCGACACGGACATCGGGGGCGCGGTCGGCAGCCTGCTGACCCGCGAGCTGCTGCCGGACTACGACATCGTCTCCATCGACGAGGTGACCCTCGGCGATCTGGACTTCATCGATCTGGGCGAGGAGCTGGAGGACGTGCACGCGGTGCCGGTCGTGGTGAAGTCTCTCGTATTCAGCACGGCCCGCGAGCGCGAGTCCGGCCTCGTCCGCGGGGCGGGTGCCCTCGCCCATGCGCACGACCACGAGCACGACCACGATCATCATCACGATCACGATCACGATCACGATCACGACCATCACCACGACCATGATCACCCGCACACCCACTGA
- a CDS encoding Rieske 2Fe-2S domain-containing protein, with protein MLSKEQNQLLTQTDRGTPMGELMRRYWLPALLSEEIPAPDCPPVQVRLLGEDLVAFRDTNGRIGLLAEACSHRGTSLFYGRNEEGGLRCIYHGWKYDAEGRVLDTPAEPAGSTFRQRVSHPAYPTREVGGMVFAYMGPPEREPLFPAYEWAGLPAEQCYATKAIQDCNYLQGLEGECDSSHLSFLHRSFRFELPSDTAPRYETEDTDFGVRLIALRDAPGGATYVRVSSFILPVACAVPVGRGGTSLDTSEGYEVHFYTPIDDTHSARFDFGFNRRRPIEPDEPVRRRAIGPGYRRFANAANHYLQDREKQRTENYTGMTDFGFGSFLAHDSCATESMGPLYDRSREHLGVSDLGVISVRRRLLDVVQAFQRGEQPAHVVTEPARNVMTHVTSFAEISDAANWRAEYPGLASSAEEARADVPGHARVSVASR; from the coding sequence ATGCTGAGCAAAGAACAGAACCAGCTATTGACCCAGACGGACCGGGGAACACCGATGGGCGAATTGATGCGCCGATACTGGCTGCCGGCGCTGCTCAGCGAGGAGATCCCTGCGCCGGATTGCCCGCCCGTCCAGGTGCGGCTGCTCGGCGAGGACCTGGTCGCCTTTCGCGACACGAACGGCCGAATCGGACTGCTCGCCGAAGCGTGCTCGCACCGGGGGACCAGCCTCTTCTACGGACGCAACGAGGAGGGCGGGCTTCGGTGCATCTATCACGGGTGGAAATACGACGCGGAGGGGCGCGTGCTCGACACGCCGGCCGAGCCGGCCGGCAGCACCTTCAGGCAGCGCGTGAGCCATCCCGCGTACCCAACACGCGAGGTGGGCGGGATGGTGTTCGCCTACATGGGACCGCCCGAGCGCGAGCCGCTCTTCCCCGCGTACGAGTGGGCCGGCCTCCCCGCGGAGCAGTGCTACGCGACGAAGGCGATCCAGGACTGCAACTACCTCCAGGGGCTGGAGGGCGAGTGCGACTCGTCCCACCTCTCGTTCCTGCACCGCAGCTTCCGATTCGAGCTTCCCTCCGACACCGCGCCACGCTACGAAACGGAGGACACCGACTTCGGCGTCCGACTCATCGCCCTGCGCGACGCGCCCGGTGGCGCGACGTACGTCCGCGTGTCGTCGTTCATCCTCCCGGTCGCGTGCGCCGTCCCGGTCGGGCGCGGGGGCACGAGCCTCGATACCTCTGAGGGGTACGAGGTGCACTTCTATACGCCGATCGACGATACACACTCGGCGCGATTCGACTTCGGGTTCAATCGGCGGCGGCCCATCGAGCCCGACGAGCCCGTGCGCCGGCGGGCCATCGGTCCCGGCTACCGCCGCTTCGCCAACGCCGCGAACCACTATCTGCAGGACCGAGAGAAGCAGCGGACCGAGAACTACACGGGGATGACGGACTTCGGGTTCGGTAGCTTCCTCGCCCACGATTCCTGCGCGACGGAGAGCATGGGTCCGCTCTACGATCGGAGCCGCGAGCACCTGGGGGTCAGCGACCTAGGCGTCATCTCCGTGCGCAGGCGGCTGCTGGACGTGGTCCAGGCCTTCCAGCGAGGCGAGCAGCCGGCCCACGTGGTGACCGAGCCCGCCCGCAACGTGATGACCCACGTCACATCCTTCGCGGAGATCTCCGATGCGGCCAATTGGCGCGCCGAATATCCGGGCCTCGCGTCGTCGGCCGAGGAGGCGCGAGCGGACGTTCCCGGGCACGCGCGCGTTTCGGTGGCTTCCCGGTAG
- a CDS encoding transcriptional regulator, with the protein MRTVVSLRLKADQVQRLRRASRAVGKTPSETAAFLLGEALRRRDFPLIDFRDSPAGRQAYILGSRTAVWHVAKLAREFGGDSAAMAAFLEIPEVRVRAALAYAQSFPREIEAAIADNEWIEEHVLPLTPGSETLTVKMTGR; encoded by the coding sequence ATGCGCACGGTCGTTAGCCTCCGGCTCAAGGCCGATCAGGTACAGCGGCTGAGGCGAGCCAGCAGAGCAGTGGGGAAAACACCGTCGGAGACGGCCGCGTTCCTCCTCGGAGAGGCGCTGCGCCGACGCGATTTTCCGTTGATCGACTTCCGCGACTCGCCCGCCGGACGACAAGCGTATATCCTGGGCTCGCGTACGGCCGTGTGGCACGTTGCGAAGCTCGCCCGCGAATTCGGAGGCGACTCCGCCGCGATGGCCGCGTTCCTCGAGATACCGGAGGTGCGCGTTCGGGCTGCGCTCGCGTACGCGCAGTCCTTTCCTCGGGAGATCGAAGCGGCCATTGCCGACAACGAGTGGATCGAAGAGCACGTGTTGCCGCTGACTCCGGGCTCCGAGACGCTCACCGTCAAGATGACGGGCAGATAG
- a CDS encoding VOC family protein: MAAVSQLGYVGIGVSDAGGWKKLATEIYGMEIVPGDDSRTTYLRMDDQPHRIQIQENGRDDIEFLGWQVPDSAAFHAVAQQLEGGGVKVTAGTQGEADERRVVELFRCEDPNGVRTEVFYGRPVNQRPFRPSRAISGFKTGALGLGHALMFTTELDRSVAFYRDLLGFRISDYVNLKTPDGRIRAAFLHCNPRHHSIAFIEAPAPKKINHLMFEAEDLDDVGSGRDLAQQQGVPVIIDLGRHMNDRVVSFYMGNPSQWALEYGWGGRLIDDATWQVEQYTAIDSLWGHPQLINLIPHD, translated from the coding sequence ATGGCTGCAGTATCCCAGCTCGGTTACGTGGGGATCGGCGTGAGCGACGCCGGCGGGTGGAAGAAGCTCGCCACCGAGATTTACGGCATGGAAATCGTCCCCGGCGACGATTCCCGTACCACCTACTTACGGATGGACGACCAACCCCACCGCATCCAGATCCAGGAGAACGGCCGCGACGACATCGAGTTCCTCGGCTGGCAGGTGCCGGACTCGGCGGCGTTTCACGCGGTCGCCCAGCAGCTCGAGGGGGGCGGCGTCAAGGTGACCGCCGGTACCCAGGGCGAGGCCGATGAGCGCCGCGTGGTCGAGCTGTTCCGCTGCGAGGACCCGAACGGCGTGCGGACCGAGGTGTTCTACGGGCGACCGGTCAATCAGCGGCCGTTCCGTCCCAGCCGGGCGATCAGCGGCTTCAAGACGGGCGCGCTGGGGCTCGGCCACGCGCTCATGTTCACGACGGAGCTGGACCGAAGCGTGGCCTTCTACCGCGATCTCCTGGGATTTCGAATCTCCGATTACGTCAACCTGAAGACGCCGGACGGACGGATTCGCGCCGCGTTCCTCCACTGCAACCCACGCCACCATTCCATCGCCTTCATCGAGGCGCCGGCGCCCAAGAAGATCAACCACCTCATGTTCGAGGCCGAAGACCTGGACGACGTCGGCTCCGGCCGCGACCTGGCGCAGCAGCAGGGCGTGCCGGTCATCATCGACCTCGGCCGCCACATGAACGACCGGGTCGTCTCCTTTTATATGGGCAACCCCTCGCAGTGGGCGCTGGAATACGGCTGGGGCGGCCGGCTCATCGACGACGCGACGTGGCAGGTCGAGCAGTACACCGCGATCGATAGCCTCTGGGGGCACCCGCAGCTCATCAATCTCATCCCCCACGACTGA
- a CDS encoding diguanylate cyclase, with translation MSIEIPQHRQEIDDRDRALRTLAEIGSAVLEAFDSGAVVDLVLDKAMVVGHFDLGILHMVRGDRLEAVAARGLNDPSHAQSYSRSAEAGGREAMFNVIARREPLVVEDVQSFDGLRVFKAEDARSAIVVPIQARAEVLGVIALGSRESRRFPPPTVELLAAIGSQLGLAIQKARLYEEMQVAFAELRRTEEQHARLAAILEATPDLVAIADAAGRRLYLNPAGRRLLGITASDDISSGRLDDDRPDWARQQFLREILPAVTRNGVWYGESAYRDREGTEIPVSKVVLAHRAEDGTLAYYSTIARDISGRKRMERELEERARELAEANVLLAERASTDTLTGLSNRDHGVELLQKLIALARRQGMPLAFAFLDIDHFKDVNDRYGHPVGDEVLRQLGLLLNASFRGEDVVARWGGEEFLVAMFGTGKAQAVKRLTAVLSDFRDFPFASSDERLFHVTCSAGVAEFPRDGTDPKALHLVADEALYAAKTAGRDRVVAAPDARC, from the coding sequence GTGTCGATCGAAATCCCACAGCACAGACAGGAGATCGATGACCGCGACCGGGCGCTTCGCACGCTCGCCGAAATTGGCTCGGCCGTCCTCGAGGCGTTCGACTCCGGCGCTGTCGTCGATCTCGTCCTCGACAAGGCAATGGTCGTCGGACACTTTGACTTGGGCATCCTCCACATGGTTCGTGGCGACCGCCTCGAGGCGGTCGCAGCACGGGGCTTGAATGATCCCAGTCACGCCCAGTCGTACAGCCGGTCCGCCGAGGCCGGAGGCAGAGAAGCGATGTTCAACGTGATCGCCAGACGGGAGCCGCTCGTCGTGGAGGACGTGCAATCCTTCGACGGACTGCGGGTCTTCAAGGCTGAGGATGCTCGATCAGCGATCGTCGTTCCAATTCAGGCAAGAGCCGAGGTGCTCGGAGTGATCGCCCTGGGGAGCCGTGAGTCCAGGCGTTTCCCTCCACCCACGGTGGAGCTGCTCGCGGCTATCGGGAGCCAGCTCGGCCTCGCAATCCAGAAGGCGCGGCTCTACGAAGAGATGCAGGTCGCCTTTGCCGAGCTGAGGCGCACCGAAGAACAGCATGCGCGCCTCGCCGCCATACTGGAAGCGACGCCTGACCTCGTCGCCATAGCCGACGCGGCCGGGCGCCGGCTCTATCTCAATCCGGCCGGGCGTCGGCTTCTGGGTATCACGGCCAGCGACGATATCTCATCCGGCCGGCTCGACGACGACCGACCCGATTGGGCCAGGCAGCAATTCCTCCGCGAGATACTCCCGGCTGTTACACGCAATGGCGTGTGGTACGGCGAGAGCGCTTACCGCGATCGGGAAGGGACAGAGATCCCGGTATCGAAGGTGGTGCTCGCGCACAGGGCTGAGGACGGCACGCTCGCCTACTACTCCACCATCGCCCGCGACATCAGTGGACGCAAACGAATGGAACGGGAGCTCGAGGAGCGCGCGCGCGAGCTCGCTGAAGCGAACGTCCTGCTCGCGGAGCGGGCTTCTACGGACACCCTCACGGGGCTGTCGAATCGCGACCATGGGGTAGAGCTTCTGCAGAAGCTCATCGCGCTCGCCCGTCGTCAGGGCATGCCCCTCGCGTTCGCATTTCTCGACATCGATCACTTCAAAGACGTGAACGACCGATACGGCCACCCCGTCGGCGACGAGGTGCTCCGCCAGCTCGGATTGCTGCTGAACGCATCATTCCGGGGAGAAGATGTGGTAGCGCGGTGGGGCGGCGAGGAGTTCCTGGTCGCCATGTTTGGGACCGGCAAGGCGCAGGCCGTGAAGCGCCTCACAGCCGTGCTCAGCGATTTCCGCGACTTTCCGTTTGCCTCGTCCGATGAAAGGCTCTTCCACGTCACGTGTAGCGCGGGCGTGGCTGAATTCCCGCGCGACGGGACCGATCCCAAAGCCCTGCACCTCGTGGCCGACGAAGCGCTGTACGCGGCCAAGACGGCCGGCCGCGACCGAGTCGTCGCCGCGCCCGACGCGAGGTGCTGA